A genomic window from Gossypium hirsutum isolate 1008001.06 chromosome D10, Gossypium_hirsutum_v2.1, whole genome shotgun sequence includes:
- the LOC107914631 gene encoding uncharacterized protein: MEENYRRLKEINKKLRREIRQRMGGDLNELNINELQALEAKMDSSLLAIRERKEDDGSDSLAVQLVDEKHWEDLFIVIAVSKECLEKVTQTISFLAQPRESHLLLLTGEVQRDRAAELLGLRACNFRP; encoded by the exons ATGGAAGAAAATTACAGGAGGTTGAAGGAGATAAACAAAAAGCTGAGAAGGGAGATTAG gcAGAGAATGGGTGGAGACTTGAATGAACTTAACATTAATGAACTGCAAGCTCTTGAAGCTAAAATGGATTCTTCTTTGCTAGCTATACGTGAGAGAAAG GAGGATGATGGAAGTGATAGTCTTGCAGTTCAACTAGTAGATGAAAAACACTGGGAAGATCTCTTCATCGTTATTGCTGTG AGCAAGGAGTGTTTAGAGAAAGTTACTCAAACAATATCTTTTCTTGCTCAACCACGAGAATCTCACTTGCTTTTACTTACGG GAGAGGTGCAGAGGGATAGAGCTGCAGAGCTTTTGGGTTTGCGTGCATGCAATTTTCGGCCATGA